The nucleotide window TGCTGGAATGCCCGGCGACGGACATCCCGGCACTCGTGGAATGGGTCCTGCGCGAAGCCAAGTTGGGTGCGCCGCGGCTGCACCGCAACGGCAAGGACGCCGACCCGCTGATCGTCCTTAGCGCCTCGGCTGCCGAACGGCTGGGGCTTCCGGTGGTGTTGGAGGATCGGCGGAGCCTGCGGCTGCCCGAGGACCATACGGTGGTGCAGCGGATTGCGAAGGCGGGGTGGAAGCTGACGAAGCGCGGTTTCGGCCCGTGGGCGCGGGTCTACCGGCCGGCGCAGTCGGGGCAGCGTCAGTGTGTGCAGCTCGCCGTTCTGCCGTGGGACGCGCTCGACGAACGGGCCTGGGGGAGCGCGACACGACTGCCGTCTGCCGAACTCGCCTCGGTTCTGGTCGACTACGCGACCCGGGTCATCACCCCGCTCGGCTCGAGTGCCGTCACCGGCCTGGAGCTGATGACAGCGCTCCGGCCGCCGACTCGCGCGGTTAAGGAGGAGGAGTCCGGCACGTGGGTGTCCGCTCCGAACCCCGGTGCTCTCACCGTCCCCGTGGATCCGGCACCGCCGGAGGCCCCGGACGGCCACCCGGTCCTCGCTGGCCTCTACCCGGTTCATCATCAGCGCACCCCGGACCAGGTTTTGGATGAAGAGGCCTGCGACTGGTTCCGGCCGCTCACCGACGAGGAGTGCGCGAAGCGGTTCGTGGTCGGTATCGACGTCAACATGGCCTTCGCCGCCGCGGCGAACCGGCTGACCGTCGGCCTCGGACCCGCCGAACACGTCAAGCAGCCGGTGTTCGACAAGGCGCTGCCCGGCTCCTGGCTCGTCGACCTCTCCCACATCGACTTCGATCCCAGGCTGCCGAACCCCTTCACCCCGACTGGCATCCGGCCCGAAGGCCCGGCCTGGTATGCGACACCGACCGTCGCCTACGCCGCCGAACTCGGCTACCACATCACGCCTATCGAGGCCTACGTGCGGCGCGAAACCGGCCCCTACCTGGACGCCTGGTACACCCGGCTCCGCGACGCCTACCTGGCCACCATGGAACAGTGCGGCGTCACCCCCGGCATGGACGAAGCCGACTTCCTCACCGCGATGACCGGCCACAAGAACACCGACCCCGGCCAGGCCGCCGTACTGTCCGCGATCAAAGCCACGGTCAAGGGCGGCATCGGCAAACTCCGCGAACGCCCCCGCGGCAGCGGCTGGCGACCCGGTGAGCCGTGGCCCGCCCTCAACCGGCCGACCTGGCGCCCCGACATCCGCGCCGCCGTCATCGCCGCCGCCCGCATCAACATGCACCGCAAAATGCTCAAACTCGCCGCCGTGGGCCTGTATCCGGTCGCGGTCCTATCCGACTGCGCCGTCTACGTCTCGAACGGCCCCAGCCCGCTGGACTTCCTCCCGCGCACCGAGGACGGCAAGGCGCTGCCCGGCGGCTTCCGCCTCGGCGTGAGCCCCGGCATGGTCAAGCACGAAGGAACCCAGGACCTGCTCTGGGCCGAATCCCTCCTCGAATCCCCGGACACCGCCGTCAACATCGCCCGCCACATCAAGGGCACCGACGCCGCCGTCGACGGAGAATAGGAGAACACCGATGGGCGTCCTCGGCGACAGCCTCGACAAAGCCGCGACCAGCCACTTCACCCGGCCCATCCCCAAGACCGCACCGGCCCAGATGCGCTACCTCGTCAAAAGCGAAAAGGGCACCCGCGCGGTCGCCGACCTCCTCGGCATCTCCCAGCGCACCGTCGAGCGCTACCTCAAAGGCCAGATCAAACACCCCCGCCCCGAGCTCGCCGCCCGCCTGGCCGCCGAGGTGCGTAGCCGCTGGCAGCCCCGCGTACGGGACAAGGCAAAAAAACAGGCCGCCACCACCGGCGGCATCATCATCGAGACCCGCGCACGCTTCGGCTACACCGCCGCCCCCGGCACCACCGACGACGCCCGCATCCGCCTGATCACCCAGGCCCTGCCCCCGGCTTACGCCGCCCGACTGTTCGACGCCCAGGCCACCGGCGCCACCGAACAGCAGCTTCGGGACATCGCCGCTGAAGGCCTGCAGGAGATCTACTTCAAAGACCGCGGCCGCCGCGCCCACGACCTCCAAGTCGCCTTCACCGACATCGACTACATCGAACTTGACTACTGATTCCCATGTCCCGAGTTTCGTAGCGGCCCCACCCCTTCCACAACGGCGGTACCGAAGGCGTCAACACAAAGCGAAACTGATCAAGCGACAGATGTCCGGCCGGGCAAGCTGCGAACTCCTCCGCCACCGCATCCTGCTCGCCTAGATGCACGCTTCGTCACCACCGAAAATGCGACAGAGCCGTTCGTTTACAGTCCCGACCCTGGGTCACTGAGCGGGGTGGGGTTGACCGGGTAGGCGTCGCGGTCGAAGCCCCGTGGTCTGGCGGATTTCTGCTGTACTGGCGTCCAGGCAGGTTCCTGCCAGGTCTGGTTCTGTCGGGCTCGTGTATAAGCGAAGGCCCCACCGGGGCCCGTGCAGGGGTGTCCAGGTGGGGCCTTGCTTGGAGTGTCGTGGTGAGTTGTCCGGTGTGGGTTAGCCGGGCGGTTGGCCGTGCCAGGCTTGGTAGATCGCGGCTGCTGTGGTGATGACGGTGCTGATCACGGGTGTCCATAGTCGTGTTGTCCTGCCCCAGTGCCGGGGCCTGCGCGGTGTGCCGGTCCTGATACGGGACTGCGGCTGCTCCTGGTGCATCTGTCCCTCCCCTTCCGCCGCGGACCCCTCAGTTGCGGGATCCGTTGAAACCAGCGTGCAGTCGGAGGATTCCCGCAGTCACGGGAGCGCCTTACCGAACCAGCGGGAGTGCCGGCTCAAGGCTGTGTGCCGAGGCCTGCCGCGCGTGCCAGAGCGATGAGGTCCGCGCGGTCGGCTGCTCCGAGCTTCGACTTGATCTCGGTCAGGGCGTTCTCGACCCGCTTGTGGCTGATGCCGAGGCGGGTGGCTGCGGTGCGGGTGGTCTGCTTGGGGATGGCGATGGTGTTGAGGATTTCCCTTTCCCGTGTGGTGAGTTGGGGGAAGGCGCCGTCCCGCCGGGCGGTGCGCAGTTGGTCGAACCAGGGGCGCATGCGGGTGGTGTCGGAGAGGTGGAAGATCCATGCGCCGGCCGCTACGTCGCGGACGGCGCGGGTGAGCTGTGTGACGTCTTCTCCTCCTTTGAGGAGGAAGCCGGAGGCGCCGGCGCGCATGGCAGCCATCACGTTGGGGTCTGCTTCGTGTTCCGAGTGCACCAGGACTTTCGTTCCCGGTCGGGTGCGCTGGATCTCCTGGGTGGCCCACAGACCATCGCCGTTGGGCATCCGCACGTCCATTACGACGACATCGGGGTGGAACTCAAGGACGCGGCTCACTGCTTCACGGCCGTCGCATGCCTCGGCGACGACGGTGATGTCGGGATCTGAGTCCAGTAACACCCGCAGGCCGTAGCGGGCGAAGGGGTGGTCGTCGGCGATCACGACTCGGATGACCTGTTCCATCACACGGACCTGCCCTTCGTTGCGAGCTCGGCGTCCTGCGCGCCAGGCAGGTCGCGTGGCAGGCGTGCGACGACTTCGGTGCCGCCATTCCTCCTCGCCCGGATCTCGCAGCTGCCACCGATTTCCGCGGCGCGCTCCCGCATGGATCCCACCCCCACACCAGGACGCATTCGTGAGGGGAGGCCGTGCCCATCGTCCGCGATTGTCATCAGGAGCGCGTCAGCACTCAGATGAAGGCATACCCAGCAGTTGGCGGCTTCTGCATGTCGCAGCACATTCGCCACCGCCTCTACGAGAATCCAGTACGCGGCCTCTTCAACTGCCGCGGCGAGCCGGGGAATCTCCTGTGGCAGCTCTGTATGGAGGGTCAGGGATACGCGGTCGGTGTAGGCCAGGACAGCCTCGCGCAGTCCGAGTTGGTCCACCGGCGAGCGCAGGCCCATAGAGATACGTCGTAAATCCTGGGCGCCTTGGCGAATGTGGACGAGTGCGGTGGCCAGCAGGTCGTGTGTGGCGTCGGGGTTGGTCCGCAGCATCGTGGAGGCTGCCTGAAGGGTCCAGGTGGCGCCGGTGAGGACCGGGCCGACGCCGTCGTGTAGATCCCGGGCAAGGCGGCGGCGCTCTTCGGCCCGCACGGCGACAGCGCGCTCCTGCGAGCGCAACAAGGCCAGAGATAGCTGCACCCCCGCCGCGGCTTGTGCGATATGCCGGGCCACATCCCGCAGCAGCCGCAGGTCCGCGGCCGAGAAACGTTCCTCGACCGACCGCGCCGCCACCAGCAACGTGCCGATTTCCTCGCCCTGGTGTACCAGTGCGAGCCGCAGCGCGACGGGAGCTTCGATGCCGTACGCGGCTACTGGTGCCTTGGCGGCGTCCGGCCCCGTCGCCTCATTCAGTTCAATCTGCACATAGGGCAGGCGCAGCGCCTTGGCCACTGTCGCTGCCGCTTGCGGCAGTACCTGCTTCGGATCGATGGTCGCCTCCAATCGGCGGCCGAGCCCGGCCAGCGCCGCATAGGGATCGTCCCGCAATCCGTACACGAGCCGGCTGACCAGACGATGCAGCACGGTGCGCAGCGGCTGCAATGCGACGGCTACAACACCGGTCGCCAACAGCGGGACCACACCGGAAGCGGAACGCTGCAGAAGAAACCCGAACAGACTCACGAGTCCGATGTAGAGACCGACGACGCAGCCTGTCAGCCCCGCATACAGCAGGGAGTTGCTCAGGATGCGATCGATGTCGAACAGGTTGTGGCGCACGATCGCAACCGCGATGGCCGCACTCAGCACCACGGGGACTAGGACGATCGCGATCGTTTCAGCTGCGGCATCCAGCAGCGCAACGTGCACCATGACCAGGAGGACAGCCATCATCACGGCCCAGGCGACCCACTTCAGCTGCTGCCGCGTGACCTGAGGGGAGCTACGGAAGCGGAATAGCAGCGAGGCAGCCGAGAGCAAGAACGGGCACAGGATGAGCAGTACCGACACGGCACCCACGTACGTCACGGTGAAGGTCAGCGCCGGGATACCTACCGGGTTGGTCATCGAAGGGAAATAGCCCGCGCCCATCGGACCAGGCATGAAGGCGCCGACCGGCAGGACCAGGATCCCGCACCCGCCGACGCATCTGGCAGGGATCCGCCAGCGCGCGGAAGGAAGCCGGCCGTCCGGAAACAACAGGAACAGAAAGCAGATTGAGAAATCGAAGGCGACGAAGGACCAGTTGGTCGCCCACAACGCCAGGGCACCCCCTAGCAGATCTCGGGGGATCGCATAGAGCGCGTACGCATGGGTCAGATACTCGGTGGCCGATCCCAATCCCGCGACCAGCAGCAGCCAGCCAGCGGGGTTGCGTGGCCGACGCGTCGCCACCACGAGTCCTGGCACGGCGAGCAGCACACTGGTCACCGGCTCGATTACCATCAGCCACCAGGGATTCCAATCGGGGCGTGGCGTAGCTCGAGACAGGACCGCGAAGACCGCTGCCGGAGCCGCCACGCCCACCGTGGCGCCCCACAGGATCCAGGCGGTTCGTGCTTGCGCCAGCCGTATCAGTCGCGTCGTGTGCGGGGCCGTGAGTGCCGTTTGTCTTCCTGTGAACTCGTTCATGACTCACCTCCAGTACGGTCAACTTCGATGTGCGGTGATCCCGGCAACAAGGGAGCCGGATCCCGGGTATCCGGGATTTGGGTGAGTCAGCATCACCGTGCCCGTCACCGGCTCAGGGGCAGTTCAGCTTGCCGACGGGTGGGAGCTCCTGAACCGAATCCATCCACCTGCTGTCCGTGCCGCGCGAAGTCGTCGCCGGCAAGCACGATCCGGTTGAATCTGTTCCATCAGTCGGTCCTGCCTTTCTCCTCGTAGTTGGGGTTTTCTGCGCCGGGCAGGCTGACCGGCAGGCGCGCCGCAACCTCAGTGCCGCCGCGGTCTCCGGCGCTGATCTCGCACTCGCCTCCGATTTCAGCGGCGCGCTCGCGCATGGACCCCATCCCGACGCCGGGGCGCACCTGCGTGGGCAGGCCTTGCCCGTCATCAGTGACGGTCATCGTCACCGTGTCGTCGTCCAACTCAAGGCGTACCCAGCAGTTGGCGGCGTCCGCGTGCCGCAGTACGTTCGCCACCGCCTCCACGAGGATCCAGTACGCAGCTTCCTCAACTGCCGCGGGAAGCCGGGGAATCTCCTCCGGCAGCTCTACATGGACAGCCAGAGACATCCGGTCGGTGTAGGCGAGGACGGCTTCCCGCAACCCCAGCTGGTCAACGGGTGAGCGCAGCCCCATAGAGAGCCGGCGCAGATCTTCAGCCCCTTGCCGGATGTGGACCAGCGCGGTGTTCAGCAGGTCGTACGTGGCGTCGGGATTGGTCCGCACCTTGGCGGTGGCGGCCTGAAGGGTCCAGGTTGCGCCGGTGAGGACCGGCCCGACGCCGTCGTGGAGGTCGCGGGCCAGGCGTCGGCGCTCTTCCGCCCGTACTGCGACGGCGTGCTCCTGGGAGCGCAGCAGCGCCAGTGACAGCCGAACCCCCGCCGCAGCTTGCGCGATGTGCCGGGCCACGTCCCGCAGCAGCCGTAGATCCGCAGCCGAGAAGCGTTCCTCGACCGATCGCGCCCCCACCATCAGCGTGCCGACCTCCTCGCCCTGATGCACCAGGGCGAGTTGCAGCGCGACGGGAGCTTCGACGCCGTACACGGCTGCCGGTGCCCTAACGTCGCCCGGCGCCGTCGCCTCATCCAGTTCAATCACCACATACGGCAGGCCCAGCGCCTGCGCCACCGTCGCCGCGGCCTGCGGCAGTACCTGCTTCGGATCGGTGGTTGCTTCCAGGCGGCGGCCGAGTCTGGCTAGTGCCGCATACGG belongs to Streptomyces sp. NBC_01142 and includes:
- a CDS encoding GAF domain-containing sensor histidine kinase, whose product is MNEFTGRQTALTAPHTTRLIRLAQARTAWILWGATVGVAAPAAVFAVLSRATPRPDWNPWWLMVIEPVTSVLLAVPGLVVATRRPRNPAGWLLLVAGLGSATEYLTHAYALYAIPRDLLGGALALWATNWSFVAFDFSICFLFLLFPDGRLPSARWRIPARCVGGCGILVLPVGAFMPGPMGAGYFPSMTNPVGIPALTFTVTYVGAVSVLLILCPFLLSAASLLFRFRSSPQVTRQQLKWVAWAVMMAVLLVMVHVALLDAAAETIAIVLVPVVLSAAIAVAIVRHNLFDIDRILSNSLLYAGLTGCVVGLYIGLVSLFGFLLQRSASGVVPLLATGVVAVALQPLRTVLHRLVSRLVYGLRDDPYAALAGLGRRLEATIDPKQVLPQAAATVAKALRLPYVQIELNEATGPDAAKAPVAAYGIEAPVALRLALVHQGEEIGTLLVAARSVEERFSAADLRLLRDVARHIAQAAAGVQLSLALLRSQERAVAVRAEERRRLARDLHDGVGPVLTGATWTLQAASTMLRTNPDATHDLLATALVHIRQGAQDLRRISMGLRSPVDQLGLREAVLAYTDRVSLTLHTELPQEIPRLAAAVEEAAYWILVEAVANVLRHAEAANCWVCLHLSADALLMTIADDGHGLPSRMRPGVGVGSMRERAAEIGGSCEIRARRNGGTEVVARLPRDLPGAQDAELATKGRSV
- a CDS encoding DNA-binding transcriptional regulator, translated to MPNEQDELFASVDALLEQAAQDPLPEPGERKRLREAAGLSQDQVARALVVRRETVTAWESGRTEPRPPKRAAYIRLLEGLSACHPVPPPTVPAPAPAPANPAARPPQAEPVAVASEPATGPRPAVPVAPTPARRPEEPPIPAASRSSRRPAAKKNAANPAVAAVDPRFAHGPLAVLDGDGSAYCAGGLVLECPATDIPALVEWVLREAKLGAPRLHRNGKDADPLIVLSASAAERLGLPVVLEDRRSLRLPEDHTVVQRIAKAGWKLTKRGFGPWARVYRPAQSGQRQCVQLAVLPWDALDERAWGSATRLPSAELASVLVDYATRVITPLGSSAVTGLELMTALRPPTRAVKEEESGTWVSAPNPGALTVPVDPAPPEAPDGHPVLAGLYPVHHQRTPDQVLDEEACDWFRPLTDEECAKRFVVGIDVNMAFAAAANRLTVGLGPAEHVKQPVFDKALPGSWLVDLSHIDFDPRLPNPFTPTGIRPEGPAWYATPTVAYAAELGYHITPIEAYVRRETGPYLDAWYTRLRDAYLATMEQCGVTPGMDEADFLTAMTGHKNTDPGQAAVLSAIKATVKGGIGKLRERPRGSGWRPGEPWPALNRPTWRPDIRAAVIAAARINMHRKMLKLAAVGLYPVAVLSDCAVYVSNGPSPLDFLPRTEDGKALPGGFRLGVSPGMVKHEGTQDLLWAESLLESPDTAVNIARHIKGTDAAVDGE
- a CDS encoding response regulator transcription factor, with translation MEQVIRVVIADDHPFARYGLRVLLDSDPDITVVAEACDGREAVSRVLEFHPDVVVMDVRMPNGDGLWATQEIQRTRPGTKVLVHSEHEADPNVMAAMRAGASGFLLKGGEDVTQLTRAVRDVAAGAWIFHLSDTTRMRPWFDQLRTARRDGAFPQLTTREREILNTIAIPKQTTRTAATRLGISHKRVENALTEIKSKLGAADRADLIALARAAGLGTQP
- a CDS encoding XRE family transcriptional regulator; translation: MGVLGDSLDKAATSHFTRPIPKTAPAQMRYLVKSEKGTRAVADLLGISQRTVERYLKGQIKHPRPELAARLAAEVRSRWQPRVRDKAKKQAATTGGIIIETRARFGYTAAPGTTDDARIRLITQALPPAYAARLFDAQATGATEQQLRDIAAEGLQEIYFKDRGRRAHDLQVAFTDIDYIELDY